A stretch of Amycolatopsis balhimycina FH 1894 DNA encodes these proteins:
- a CDS encoding 3-hydroxybutyrate dehydrogenase produces MTSDLDGRTALVTGGASGIGLACVRALAAAGAKVHVVDLDSGRAEAAATEAGGWAHAADLTDSTAIDRLPAEVDILVNNAGIQHVAPIEDFPPDVFARIQALMVTAPFLLIRHTLPSMYARGWGRIVNMSSVHGLRASPYKAAYVAAKHGLEGLSKVAALEGAEHGVTSNCVNPGYVRTPLVDGQIDAQAAEHDIPREDVVAEVLLKRAAIKKLIEPGDVASLVVWLCSPHASHITGASIPLDGGWTAA; encoded by the coding sequence ATGACCAGCGATTTGGACGGGCGCACGGCCCTCGTCACCGGCGGTGCGAGCGGCATCGGCCTCGCCTGCGTCCGCGCCCTCGCCGCGGCCGGGGCCAAGGTGCACGTCGTCGACTTGGACTCCGGCCGGGCCGAGGCCGCCGCCACCGAGGCCGGGGGGTGGGCGCACGCCGCCGACCTCACCGACTCGACCGCCATCGACCGGCTGCCCGCCGAAGTCGACATCCTCGTCAACAACGCCGGGATCCAGCACGTCGCGCCGATCGAGGACTTCCCGCCGGACGTCTTCGCCCGGATCCAGGCGCTGATGGTCACCGCTCCCTTCCTGCTCATCCGGCACACGCTGCCGTCGATGTACGCGCGGGGCTGGGGCCGGATCGTCAACATGTCGAGCGTCCACGGGCTGCGCGCCTCCCCCTACAAGGCCGCGTACGTCGCCGCGAAGCACGGCCTCGAAGGCCTCTCGAAGGTCGCCGCGCTCGAAGGGGCCGAACACGGCGTCACCAGCAACTGCGTGAACCCCGGTTACGTCCGCACCCCGCTGGTCGACGGCCAGATCGACGCGCAGGCCGCCGAGCACGACATCCCGCGTGAGGACGTCGTCGCCGAGGTCCTCCTCAAGCGGGCCGCGATCAAGAAGCTCATCGAACCCGGGGACGTCGCTTCCCTCGTGGTGTGGCTGTGCTCGCCGCACGCCAGTCACATCACCGGGGCGTCCATCCCGCTCGACGGCGGCTGGACCGCCGCCTAA
- a CDS encoding MFS transporter, protein MSQPQRSAIAKIVGASLIGTTIEWYDFFLYTSAAALVFNKLFFPTANPLTGTLLAFLTYAVGFLARPVGGLVFGHFGDRLGRKKLLVVSLVLMGGSTCLMGVLPTYATAGVLAPLLLTLLRLVQGFALGGEWGGAVLIVSEHGDDRRRGFWASWPQCGAPGGNLLATAVLAILSATQSDATFMAWGWRVPFLLSGVLLLIGLWIRLAVAESPVFLAAQRQAEARVEKHVPVVDVFRNSRRQVLITIGARMAENVSYYVITAFILVYVTTGLHLPKGVGLTAVLIGSAIHFVTIPVWGALSDRVGRRPVYLFGAIGMAFWGFAFFALLDTKSTAVIVLATTVGLVLHGAMYGPQAAFFAEQFPTRVRYTGLSVGGQLSSIAAGAVAPLIAVALFSAWGSTVPVSLYVAAMCLITVIALLAARETRGTSLRDQDDEDVEAETAAVSP, encoded by the coding sequence GTGAGCCAACCCCAGCGGTCGGCGATCGCCAAGATCGTCGGCGCGAGCCTGATCGGCACCACCATCGAGTGGTACGACTTCTTCCTCTACACCTCGGCCGCCGCCCTCGTCTTCAACAAGCTGTTCTTCCCGACGGCGAACCCGCTCACCGGCACACTGCTGGCGTTCCTGACCTACGCCGTCGGATTCCTCGCCCGCCCGGTCGGCGGCCTGGTCTTCGGCCACTTCGGCGACCGGCTCGGCCGCAAGAAGCTGCTGGTCGTCAGCCTCGTCCTGATGGGCGGCTCGACCTGCCTGATGGGCGTGCTGCCGACGTACGCCACCGCGGGCGTCCTGGCCCCGCTGCTGCTCACGCTGCTTCGGCTCGTGCAGGGCTTCGCGCTCGGTGGTGAATGGGGTGGCGCTGTCCTGATCGTCTCCGAACACGGCGACGACCGCCGCCGCGGCTTCTGGGCGAGCTGGCCGCAGTGCGGCGCGCCCGGCGGGAACCTCCTGGCCACCGCCGTCCTGGCGATCCTGTCCGCGACGCAGTCCGACGCGACGTTCATGGCCTGGGGCTGGCGCGTGCCGTTCCTGCTCTCGGGCGTGCTGCTGCTGATCGGGCTGTGGATCCGGCTGGCCGTCGCGGAGTCGCCGGTGTTCCTGGCCGCGCAGCGCCAGGCCGAGGCGCGCGTCGAAAAGCACGTGCCGGTCGTCGACGTCTTCCGCAACAGCCGGCGTCAGGTGCTGATCACGATCGGCGCGCGGATGGCCGAGAACGTCTCGTACTACGTGATCACCGCGTTCATCCTGGTGTACGTCACGACCGGGCTGCACCTGCCGAAGGGCGTCGGCCTGACCGCGGTGCTCATCGGCTCGGCGATCCACTTCGTGACGATCCCGGTGTGGGGCGCGTTGTCCGACCGCGTCGGCCGCCGTCCGGTCTACCTGTTCGGCGCGATCGGGATGGCCTTCTGGGGCTTCGCGTTCTTCGCTCTTCTCGACACGAAGTCGACGGCGGTGATCGTGCTGGCCACGACCGTCGGGCTGGTGCTGCACGGCGCGATGTACGGGCCGCAGGCCGCGTTCTTCGCCGAGCAGTTCCCGACCCGCGTCCGCTACACCGGGCTCTCGGTCGGCGGCCAGCTGTCGTCGATCGCGGCCGGGGCCGTCGCGCCACTGATCGCGGTGGCGCTGTTCTCGGCCTGGGGCAGCACCGTGCCGGTGTCGCTGTACGTCGCCGCGATGTGCCTGATCACGGTGATCGCGCTGCTCGCCGCCCGCGAAACCCGCGGCACCTCGCTGCGCGACCAGGACGACGAGGACGTCGAGGCGGAGACGGCGGCCGTTTCGCCCTAG
- a CDS encoding DUF397 domain-containing protein produces the protein MGEWRTSRYSERENCVEVALGPAAKIRDTKDRSGGTLEISTRSWDALLSALCRPAPPDLPEV, from the coding sequence ATGGGTGAGTGGCGGACTTCCCGCTATTCAGAGCGTGAGAACTGTGTCGAAGTTGCGCTCGGACCTGCGGCAAAAATCCGCGACACCAAGGACCGATCCGGCGGCACCCTCGAAATTTCCACCCGATCGTGGGATGCCTTACTCTCCGCATTGTGTCGTCCGGCACCACCGGATCTTCCTGAGGTGTAG
- a CDS encoding VOC family protein → MTTVTYYAEDHEAAKAWYTEFLGMEPYFTVPGYFEFRIGDYQHELGVADRKYAPSTQAEPGGQIVSWHVDDLEATLARLLELGAKEFEPITVRGEGFVTASVVDPFGNVLGIMTNVHYLAVLAERS, encoded by the coding sequence ATGACCACCGTGACGTACTACGCCGAGGACCACGAAGCCGCGAAGGCCTGGTACACGGAGTTCCTGGGGATGGAGCCGTACTTCACCGTCCCGGGGTACTTCGAGTTCCGGATCGGCGACTACCAGCACGAACTCGGCGTCGCCGACCGCAAGTACGCGCCCAGCACGCAGGCCGAGCCGGGTGGCCAGATCGTCAGCTGGCACGTCGACGACCTCGAAGCGACCCTCGCGCGCCTGCTGGAGCTGGGCGCGAAGGAGTTCGAGCCGATCACCGTACGCGGGGAGGGGTTCGTGACGGCGTCCGTCGTCGACCCGTTCGGCAACGTCCTCGGGATCATGACGAACGTGCACTATCTCGCGGTGCTGGCGGAACGCTCATGA
- a CDS encoding helix-turn-helix transcriptional regulator → MRADRLVATLLLMQSRGRVTAGELARELEISVATARRDLEALSAAGVPVYPQPGRGGGWQLVGGARTDLSGLSAREAQALFLLGGPAAATTPEVKSALRKLMGALPGTFRADAEAAAAAVVVDQAGWGERPKDRPPMVELLRDAVIARRKVHLTYGGRERSERLVDPWGLVDKDDVWYLVAGTGKGRRTFRVDRIVAAVPTEEAADRPSDLELARVWEEVVEEVEKRRSLLSADVVLDRRYFGVLRDRFGRHCELVAELPGDRVRARVAAPAPIMIAQELAGWGALVDVEGPMSVRAELARLGAELVARYAG, encoded by the coding sequence ATGCGCGCCGACCGCCTCGTGGCCACCCTCCTGCTGATGCAGTCCCGCGGCCGCGTCACCGCCGGGGAACTCGCCCGGGAGCTGGAGATCTCCGTCGCGACGGCCCGCCGTGACCTCGAAGCGCTCTCGGCCGCCGGGGTGCCCGTCTACCCGCAGCCGGGCCGCGGCGGCGGCTGGCAGCTCGTCGGCGGGGCGCGCACAGACCTCTCCGGCCTGAGCGCGCGCGAAGCGCAGGCACTGTTCCTCCTGGGCGGACCGGCCGCGGCCACCACACCGGAGGTCAAATCCGCGCTGCGGAAGCTGATGGGCGCGCTGCCCGGCACGTTCCGGGCCGATGCCGAGGCCGCCGCGGCGGCGGTCGTCGTCGACCAGGCGGGCTGGGGCGAGCGTCCGAAGGACCGGCCGCCGATGGTCGAGCTGCTGCGCGACGCCGTCATCGCCCGCCGGAAGGTCCACCTGACCTACGGCGGCCGCGAGCGATCGGAGCGGCTCGTCGACCCGTGGGGCCTGGTCGACAAGGACGACGTCTGGTACCTGGTCGCCGGGACCGGGAAGGGCCGCCGGACCTTCCGGGTCGACCGGATCGTCGCGGCCGTCCCGACCGAAGAGGCCGCGGACCGGCCATCGGACCTGGAACTGGCCCGGGTGTGGGAGGAAGTCGTCGAGGAGGTCGAGAAGCGGCGCTCGCTGCTCAGCGCGGACGTGGTGCTCGACCGACGGTACTTCGGGGTGCTGCGGGACCGGTTCGGGCGGCACTGCGAACTCGTCGCCGAACTGCCCGGCGATCGGGTCCGGGCGAGGGTCGCGGCGCCCGCGCCGATCATGATCGCGCAGGAGCTGGCGGGCTGGGGTGCGCTGGTCGACGTGGAAGGTCCGATGTCCGTCCGGGCCGAGCTGGCGCGGCTGGGTGCGGAACTGGTGGCTCGCTATGCTGGGTGA
- a CDS encoding helix-turn-helix domain-containing protein: MTAVTAPTDALRRLLDLLASGASSEQLAHVVVAARAEGGLDAAGLAALAGAGEQALRIRETLAEHRRREAQLAALFDTASELAALSDPDTVLRSIVRRARALLGVDVSYLSLNNEAEGKTYIRVSDGSVSAEFQQIVLGMGEGLGGLVAQTARPYATADYFNDDRFKHTRHIDSGVEDEGLTAILGVPLAIGPKVLGVLFASDRATREFSADEVALLSSLADHAAIALDSANLLDQTRRAVAELNDANATMERAEDAHDRLTDLVLRGGDLPDVADAVAGVLHGDLTVYDADGTLLASSADPVALDPDALAAARTTGRAVSTKDNWVCAVQAGPELLGSLVLAGRPGLTDPDRRLFERAGVVTALLLMLRRSVVRAEDEVRGELLTDLLTAPDRNPRALLARGRRLGIDLSAPHAVLVAHADGGSRRRLASAAARHATLVGVHAEEVVLLGTGDPDELARRVAADLGSVTGRPVTVGAAGPASGPSAIADAHAEAARCVRALLALGRAGEGAAMAGLGFLGQLLGDRADLDAFVRQTLGPVLDYDERRGTELVATLRAYFANGSQLARTKDVLHVHVNTVVQRLERVASLLGEDWQAPDRALEIQLALRLHRLRDA; this comes from the coding sequence ATGACGGCCGTGACCGCACCCACGGACGCGTTGCGCCGGCTGCTCGACCTGCTCGCCTCGGGGGCGAGCAGCGAGCAGCTGGCGCACGTCGTCGTCGCGGCCCGCGCCGAAGGCGGCCTCGACGCGGCCGGCCTCGCCGCGCTGGCCGGCGCGGGGGAGCAGGCGCTGCGGATCCGCGAGACGCTGGCCGAGCACCGGCGGCGTGAGGCGCAGCTCGCCGCGCTGTTCGACACCGCGAGCGAGCTCGCCGCGCTGTCCGACCCGGACACCGTGCTGCGTTCGATCGTCCGGCGGGCGCGGGCGCTGCTCGGCGTCGACGTCTCGTACCTGTCGCTCAACAACGAGGCCGAGGGCAAGACCTACATCCGCGTCAGCGACGGCTCGGTGTCGGCGGAGTTCCAGCAGATCGTGCTCGGCATGGGCGAGGGCCTCGGCGGGCTGGTCGCGCAGACCGCGCGGCCGTACGCGACCGCGGACTACTTCAACGACGACCGGTTCAAGCACACCCGGCACATCGACTCCGGCGTCGAGGACGAGGGCCTGACCGCGATCCTCGGCGTTCCGCTGGCCATCGGCCCGAAGGTGCTCGGCGTACTCTTCGCGTCCGACCGCGCCACGCGGGAGTTCTCGGCGGACGAGGTCGCGCTGCTGTCGTCACTCGCCGACCACGCGGCGATCGCCCTGGACAGCGCGAACCTCCTCGACCAGACGCGCCGCGCCGTCGCCGAGCTCAACGACGCCAACGCGACGATGGAACGCGCCGAGGACGCGCACGACCGGCTCACCGATCTCGTGCTGCGCGGCGGCGACCTCCCAGACGTCGCCGACGCGGTCGCCGGCGTGCTGCACGGAGACCTCACGGTGTACGACGCCGACGGCACGCTCCTGGCGAGTTCGGCGGACCCGGTGGCACTCGACCCGGACGCGCTCGCCGCGGCGCGCACCACCGGGCGCGCCGTGTCCACAAAGGACAACTGGGTCTGCGCGGTGCAGGCCGGTCCCGAGCTGCTCGGCAGCCTGGTGCTGGCCGGCCGCCCGGGGCTCACCGACCCCGACCGGCGGCTGTTCGAACGCGCCGGCGTCGTGACGGCGTTGCTGCTGATGCTGCGGCGGTCGGTGGTGCGCGCGGAGGACGAGGTCCGCGGCGAGCTGCTGACCGACCTGCTCACCGCACCGGACCGCAACCCCCGCGCGTTGCTGGCGCGCGGCCGCAGGCTGGGAATCGACCTGTCCGCACCACACGCGGTCCTGGTCGCGCACGCGGACGGCGGCTCACGGCGGCGCCTGGCGAGCGCGGCCGCCCGGCACGCGACGCTGGTCGGCGTGCACGCGGAGGAAGTCGTGCTGCTCGGCACCGGCGACCCGGACGAGCTGGCCCGCCGCGTGGCCGCCGACCTCGGCTCGGTGACCGGCCGCCCGGTCACCGTGGGCGCGGCGGGCCCGGCGAGCGGCCCGTCGGCGATCGCGGACGCCCACGCGGAAGCGGCCCGCTGCGTCCGCGCCCTGCTGGCCCTGGGCCGCGCGGGCGAAGGCGCGGCGATGGCGGGCCTGGGTTTCCTCGGCCAGCTGCTCGGCGACCGTGCGGACCTGGACGCGTTCGTCCGCCAGACATTGGGCCCGGTCCTCGACTACGACGAGCGCCGCGGCACCGAGCTGGTGGCGACGTTGCGGGCGTACTTCGCGAACGGATCCCAGCTGGCGCGCACGAAGGACGTGTTGCACGTCCACGTGAACACGGTGGTGCAACGGCTGGAGCGCGTGGCGTCGCTGCTGGGGGAGGACTGGCAGGCGCCGGACCGGGCCTTGGAAATCCAGCTGGCCCTGCGCCTGCACCGCCTTCGCGACGCCTGA
- a CDS encoding helix-turn-helix domain-containing protein: protein MATPFATPRARALGFGLRRCREARDFGVRQLARLIGVHAQELSNWEYGKRIPKVEQVALLMGVLVVEPAERKRLLELARSAHEPSWLEKMVPGVAPSVSNYAEHERAATAIFDWEPTVIPGLLQTPDYVRALLAGRGSPPERIEQVVQSRLARRQVLTGYDPLDYHVLVGEIAVRAEVGSAQVMTEQLQHLLKAAVRGNIRLQVMPVQFKPSEGPFHNFALLDYYALPSIVFVELHHASAYLYDEDQVASYRAAAKTMAASAMDERESARFIGEVIAELGGSDG from the coding sequence ATGGCGACACCCTTCGCGACACCACGGGCGAGAGCGCTCGGCTTCGGGCTGCGCAGATGCCGGGAAGCCCGGGACTTCGGCGTGCGGCAGCTGGCCCGGTTGATCGGGGTGCACGCGCAGGAACTGTCCAACTGGGAGTACGGGAAGCGGATTCCCAAGGTGGAGCAGGTGGCTTTGCTGATGGGGGTGCTCGTCGTGGAGCCGGCGGAGCGGAAGAGGCTGCTGGAGCTGGCCCGCTCGGCCCACGAGCCGAGCTGGCTCGAGAAGATGGTGCCCGGCGTTGCGCCGAGTGTTTCCAACTATGCCGAGCATGAGCGAGCGGCGACCGCGATCTTCGACTGGGAACCGACGGTGATCCCGGGACTTCTCCAGACCCCGGACTACGTGCGGGCGTTGCTGGCCGGTCGCGGTTCCCCGCCGGAGCGGATCGAGCAAGTGGTGCAATCGCGGCTGGCGCGGCGCCAGGTGCTTACGGGCTACGACCCGCTCGACTATCACGTGCTGGTGGGGGAGATCGCCGTGCGTGCGGAGGTCGGTAGCGCGCAGGTGATGACCGAGCAACTCCAGCACCTGCTCAAAGCTGCCGTGCGCGGGAACATCAGGCTCCAGGTGATGCCGGTGCAGTTCAAACCGTCAGAGGGACCGTTCCACAACTTCGCCTTGCTCGACTACTACGCCTTACCGTCGATCGTCTTCGTCGAACTCCATCACGCGAGCGCCTACCTCTACGATGAGGATCAGGTGGCCAGCTACCGCGCGGCAGCGAAAACCATGGCGGCATCGGCGATGGACGAGCGCGAGAGTGCCCGGTTCATCGGGGAGGTGATCGCCGAACTCGGAGGCTCGGATGGGTGA